Within the Manihot esculenta mitochondrion, complete genome genome, the region GGGACCGGAACAGGATTCAGCCTTTAAGCATGCAGATGAGTGTTTGCTGTCAGCCCCAATCCTTCGGTTTTCTTCTTGGAATAAGGAGTTCATGTTCATACTGACGCATCCACTCTATGCCATTGGATGTATGTTGACGCAAGAAGGGCCGCTTGATCACCCCATCTACTTTGCAAGTAGACGACTTTCCGCTTGTCAATTCTTGGTGTAATACTCATCTAGTAATTGCAAAATTAAGTAATAGTCTATTTAGCATTTTTCTTTTAATTATATAAAAAATGCTAAATAGACTATTACTCTCGACCTCTTTTTTTACGGTAATACTTATCTAGTAATTGCAAAATTAAGTAATAGCCATAAATGATCCTTAAGGCCCTGTACACCTTACGAATGAATGATTTAGGTACAGGATTCTCCTCAGTCCCGCGTAAGGCTTTAGGGATCGATATAATAGCCCAATAAATTCCCTTCATGCGGTGAAGGAGAATATCGATCTTAAGTAAAAAAATGAATATTTTCACTGATCAGTCTCATCTGTGTAAGAATTAGGAATTCCTTTTCCAACTCGTCCCGGAATGGGCGTTATGGCAAAGAACAAGAAGAAAACAAAAGGAGAAATTTGTCCAATAGTAACAAATGGTGCCTCCACAGGTTGACATCCGATCCAACCTAGTAGTAAGCAATCCGCCAAAAGCAACCAAAAGATTCCTTGGTGAATCGGGCGAAAACTTGAACTACGCACATACATACTTTTAAAAAAAGGTAAAGCTAACAGACATATAAAAACTGGTGCTATTGCGGCTACACCTCCCGCTTTGTCAGGTATACTACGAAGAATGGCATGGATCGGTAGGAAATACCATTCCGGCACAATATGAGGCGGGGTGGGCATCGGATTAGCAGGTATATAATTGTCGGGATGCCCCAAAACATTAGGAGCATAAAAAATCCAAATGGAAAAAAAGATAGCAAAAGCTACCCAACCTACTAGATCCTTTACATAAAAATAAGGGTAAAAAGCAATTTTATCCATCTCTGAATGTACACCCAATGGATTATTTGATCCATATTGATGCAATGCAGCCAGATGAAGAAGACTGGCGCCTACTAAAATAAAGGGGAGTAAATGATGAAGACTAAAAAAACGATTTAAGGTGGCATTGTCCACGGAGAAACCACCCCAAAGCCAAGTCACTATGGTATCTCCTACTACAGGTATGGCGCTAGCTAAGCTTGTAATTACTGTAGCTCCCCAAAAGCTCATCTGACCCCAAGGTAGTACGTATCCTATAAAAGCTGTCACAATCATTAATAGGAAGATTACAACTCCGAGACACCGAACAAATTCCCTAGGACTGCTATAACTCGCATGATATAGACCGCGAAAAATATGAAGGTGAACCACAATGAGAAACATACTTGCCCCATTAGCATGCATATAACGGAGCAACCAGCCCCCTTCAACATCTCTCATAATGTGTTCTACGCTGTTGAAAGCTAGATCCACATGAGGTGTGTGATGCATAGCTAAAAAAACGCCAGTCACTATCTGAATGACTAAACAAATACCAGCTAACGGACCGAACCCCCACCAATAACTAAGATTGCTCGGGGTTGGATAATCTATCAAATGCTGATTAAGTGTGGAGGATATAGGTTGTTTAAGAAGAGAAAATCGTTGGTTCCTTATAGTCATATTTCTCTTTCCTATCGTGACAACTCTTGTTCCCCCACCTTTTTATTTAGCGTTCTGGGGCCCTACTGACTATATATATAATATATATAGTCCCCTTTCTTCCACCTCCGAAGGATGGAGGGGGTATACAGCGAAAGAAGCGTCGAAGGGGTCATCCTGGCTTACTGAAAAGTCGTCCGACTGCTCGGTGACCGAATCAGAGAGGTTTTGACCGCTTTCTCTCCAGCCCTCTCGGACTGATCATCTTGCTGGAACAAAGCAAGCTTAGGAATGAATCTAATGGAAATTTAGGTCTCTGTCCGCTTGGAAGATTTTCTTTCCTCTTCGGTGAAAGAGGGCAAAGGCGTGTGGGAGAAAGAAAACTAAAAGGAGAGAAGATTTCGTCCACCAAGCGGGACAGAGTGCGACCCCTAAGCAATTGGAGGTTCTCGATCATCTCTTGGGGTCCATATCATCTGAAAACTTTTCCTGTTCCATTAGCATAGCTAAATTTGAATAGGATGACTCAGTGTCAGGAAAAGTAAGCCCCCCTTGCCTTGATTGAATTTGGCTTCGCTGCGCCCTGAATCAATCAAAAAGCTTATTGATTTGATTCATCCCATTTCATTTAGGCGAGAGGGAGGCTGTGAGTCACCTGGGCTACGGATTTTTCGGTTGGTTGATTCTTGAAATCACCTGTTGAGAAATGAGAAAAAAAAAAGGCCCTCGGGTCCCGACCCACAAATGAATAGGAAGCGGGGCGAGGGTCTTTCATTAAAGGGGGAAAGGGTGGGGTTTTGTTCTGGGGGGCCACCTTGCGCAGCGGAGAGAATTTCAGAAAGTCATTCTCTCCAACCTTTTATCTATCCTTAGAAGTAGGGCGAGAGAAAGTCAATATGATGTGCGTTGGTTTTTCCAACGAAACATGTCCAAGATCATTTGCCACTATTGCAAGAAGCCGGGTCACATGATTGCAGACTCTCGAAAGCGGCAGAATGCAAACTCTCGTCGACAGTCAGACACAGCTCATCTTGCCGCTCTCCCAGAGACGCCTACTGAATCGGAAACTTACCAATCCCTTTACTCCATAGGGCCTCTGAAGCATTACTTCTATGATCTTAGGAGCACTCCCACGCCCGACTAAGATTGGGCTAGCTGAACCAGTTTCAAAGGCTGGATTCCTCCGGCTTCCGATCTGCGAAGACTGTTTTGTTTGTACTTTTTTGTCCTCGTCGACATATTTGAAGCATTGATGGAGGGTAACTTAATTGTTACGTGAATCCAAGGCCTTCCCAGCAGTAGATTGTAGGACGTGTCGTTATCAATCACATAACACGTGATTTCAGACTTCAAGTCTGCCAACTGACACTTAAGGCGAATCTTACCAATCGCCCTTTTTTTTTAGTTTTAGAAGAAACTTTCCTGTCTTTTCACTACTGTCGTTTAGAATCCTTGGTTGTGTCCCATTACTATACATAATTTCTTGGTTCTATGTTTCTTTAGTCTTGGTCTTAGTACCGCAGTCCCAGTTTCTCTCTTGAAAGAGCGAAGTTCTGTACCACGGTGGTAAGTTTATTACCAGTTGTAAGAGTAAGATAAGTAAGGGTGTCAAGCTTACGTACTTTCGAGTCTCAAGTCTCAATCTAATATGGATAAGCTATATATATTCTCTTTTTAGAATATGACTTTAGATAATCGGTAATTTAATTTCTTGATATCAACAATGCTTGCAACTTCCGGAAAAAGAAAGCAAAACTTTATTAGAATGGTTCAATAAAAAAAGAGCAAAATAAGCCACCGGCCATTCACAAGCGGATATCAGATGTGCAAATCCTCTTCATTGATCGAATCCATATCAACAATTTATCTTGCGCGGCCTTTTCCGATTTCCGAAGTGTCAAGGACAATACATACCAACGAAGTCGAAGTAGCAAGATCCTCGCAGAGCGCCGGGAAAGCAGTTCTTGGTTACGAGGTGACGATCAAGGGAAGAAAAATAAAGAACAGCTATTGAATATGACAGGTATCTGTATTGAACAGACGGAAGTCGATACAAGCAGAATGACTAACCAAAGTACGTTCAGTTTCATCACCCGGTCCGGACCGACAGCGGAAGCCTAGCATTAAGTGTTTGGTATCGACAAGGTGCTTGCAGCGATCACAGATTAAAATGAACATAACATATAAGAGAAGAGGGACCGTCCCATTAAATTGAAATGGAGCCATTATTCTGTTTATCTATTACATTCAATCAAATCGATCTGATCTGTGATATAAGCACCTATATCAATTCATTCTTTGCCACATTTTCCGGTGTAAGAATCGAGCTAATGTCCAGGTTTGACCTGATATAATGAGAGAAGGTGGTTTTGAAGGAATGTTTTTGTGTGGCATAAGGCATCCTGCTAACTGATAGATTGAATCTCCCTGCTTTATATACTTTACGTGTTGAATTCTGTGTGAATTGTAGGGGCCTAGCTCTCACTCTTTCCCTAACATGCATTGAGTCAAGCAAGTGACATGCTTATCTCGGCCTGTCTCCGCTTCAATTGATTGAAACTCCCTATCGCCGGAACACAAGAGCTAAGATCTCACACCGCGACTGCAGGAAAGAAAGAAGCAGGAACATAAGCACAGGCGGGCACAACACAACCAAGAAAGCACCTAGGAAAACACGCCATCAAGTGAGCTGGTACATCAGAAGCAAGAAACTTCCTCTTCGCTGGCTAATAATCTCCGAGCTCTTCCGTCCGCGAAAGTACTGATTTCCCATTGACAAGGAAGGGCCTCAGGCTGGGTGGGAGTACCATAACCATACAAATCTATCTATTGAATCTGACCATCATGAATGATTATTCTACTTCAAAATCTGGAATCTATCTTTCACATCCTTATCCCCTGTCCTGAGCTTGACTCCATCTTCATCCACAAATGAGACTTCACCCGTATGTGCATGAGACTTTCTCTGCTTGAAAGTGAGTTGTAGAACGAGAGACTTTATCCGAGCGAACGAGGTGCAGAGATGTTGACCTTTCCTAGAATTCCGTCTACTACACTTTATAGATTGGGTTAGTGTTCAATTAACCGGTGTAAGCCTAGATTATTGACTTCACAAAGCGGGAAGGACATCAATCAACATCATTTCTCGGGCAGTTGATTGACTAGTTCCTGCATCTCGGAGTTGAGGAAGCTAGCCCCGACTATCTACTTAGTCTTTCTTCTTAGGACTCTGGGAGAAGACTTCGGGCCTCTCAGGTTGAAGCCGCTTCTAAGCCAATTCAATTACTTCTCTGTAGTACCGGTATAACATCGACTACTAAAAGTAGAAGGGAAGAAAGGTTATCCAGATCCACTAGCCACTTCTTTTGGTCCGGGATAGGAGGATCCACTTGTTGAATCAGACGAAGTGCTGGTACTCGATTCGAAGCAAATGTGGCTGGACGCCGCACTCCTGGCACCTAAAAGTAAAAGTGTGCTTTTTTCGCGTACTCTTTTTCATGTGTGATTTAAAAGGAATAGAGATGTTTTTAGTACAGATCTTTTAAGCGAACCACTATTAAGAGTATTTGATTCAAGATCATCTGATTTGGATGAGAAAAATCCTTTCCATTGCCAGTCAAGCCTGCCATTCAACAAGCCCATGCTGTTGTGGTCATCATTCTTTATTATTAATAAAGTAACGGGGATTCAAATAATCCATTGCTCCGTTGACTCTTTCAATAAATTCCTTGTCTCATAGGCCCATACGCTCTCCATAGGACATAGAATCGGGACATTAGGATCGCTGCCTTCTATCCGTATAGGCCGGATTTCGCTCAAAAGCTTTTGTACGCTTCCCCAGTCCAGAAGATCCATTCTCTACCAGGAACATTGCTTTCAATGCTTCTACCATTGGCCCGGAAGACCACTTCTTTCTATCAATGGCCACAGGACCTTAACGCCCATCCACAGTTAACATAGGTTCAGAAGCGCTCGCTTCATAGCTTCTTTCTAGAGCCAGAGCTACATCTTCCACGACGGGCCTAAAAATAGGCTTGGCTCAAGCACGAGGACATAGGATTTAGAGCTTGCTCAAAACAAAAGAACCCCAGCGTGCTTGGATCGCTTCGATTCTAGCTTTCCTGGATCGTGAACCAAGGGGCTGTGGGGGAGGAAGGGCAGCCTATGATAAGTCAATTCCGCAAGAAAGTAAAAAGGAAAAAGAAGAACCGGAAGTCGGAAGATGACCTTTGGTAGAGGTCTTACGCGGAAGTGATAGTCTAGCACAATCTCAGATTAGGGGTAGCCCTTGTCGGAGCACCAAAGACTTATTTTTATAAAAAATAGTAGAAGTAGCTGCCCTAGCTCCATAGCTCGTAGCTCAACCGATTGCAACTAATGGGGCCGGTCAGAAGCTTCTTTACGCTGCTGATACCCGGTGTGGTTCTTACTCGCTTCCCCCTGGTGCGGTGCCTTCTCTTTCTATATAGAATACGTCCAACCAGTCCCCACACGCCCGATCACGAACACAGGTCCCGAAAACCGGGCACAAGTCTAGGACCAAACCAGGCTCCATAGCCCGAGGTCCTGACTCAAGGAAAAAGACCATATAAAGGAATCCCCGGTCTATGCCAAAAAAGAAGGTAAAGCGCCCAACTCTCACATTTCAATTGACGTTGACGAAGGAAAATGACTTGATACCAATTTGACCGGGTTCCATTAGTGAAAGCAGTTAGACTCGAATATCTACTGATCTGTGCTTCGTCCTGCGGGGGTTCCATTTAAAAGTAGATGTTCCGCGAATAGTAGCAGTTGGAGCTAGTTCCTTTTTGACTTTATGGTTCTTTCGTGGAAGTACCGCCCGGGTGGAGCTAGACTGGATTTCCTTGTGTGATTTCCCCATTTTGGCCAGGGAACACGAACTACAGGCCTCAATCCACCCCCTTAGGCGGGAAGGTCCTAGGACTAGGGGAATAGATCTTCATGCACTGGCTTTCCTGTAACGACAAAGAGCCCTTCTTACTTCTTAAAAAGGGGAAGTCAAAAGACCAAATCGGGAGCGAAAGGCGGTGGACATTCTCTTTAAGTAATCAATGGCGCACGAGCATCGAATCGTCTCTTTGCCCTTGTGTCAGAGATATTCCATCAAGTTTATAGAGACTGAAAGCTAGCCCAATAGCCTATCACACATGTAAGAAGGACGAGTCTGGATCTGGTCTTTTTCTTTTTGACAAAAGCG harbors:
- the cob gene encoding apocytochrome b gives rise to the protein MTIRNQRFSLLKQPISSTLNQHLIDYPTPSNLSYWWGFGPLAGICLVIQIVTGVFLAMHHTPHVDLAFNSVEHIMRDVEGGWLLRYMHANGASMFLIVVHLHIFRGLYHASYSSPREFVRCLGVVIFLLMIVTAFIGYVLPWGQMSFWGATVITSLASAIPVVGDTIVTWLWGGFSVDNATLNRFFSLHHLLPFILVGASLLHLAALHQYGSNNPLGVHSEMDKIAFYPYFYVKDLVGWVAFAIFFSIWIFYAPNVLGHPDNYIPANPMPTPPHIVPEWYFLPIHAILRSIPDKAGGVAAIAPVFICLLALPFFKSMYVRSSSFRPIHQGIFWLLLADCLLLGWIGCQPVEAPFVTIGQISPFVFFLFFAITPIPGRVGKGIPNSYTDETDQ